In a single window of the Streptomyces sp. NBC_00353 genome:
- a CDS encoding helix-turn-helix transcriptional regulator has translation MSIVPAGSCPDPLGDPFLRTRFALPSRPDTFLRRKRLLDHLDQALRTPLTLVNGAAGAGKTLLAADWAAGLSQPVAWLTGEAGDRRPGVFWAYVVESLRACGAPASGVAWAPADADGVDRRLLTALAAELNARERPVVLVLDEYDRMTAPEVAEQLEFVLHHAGQGLRLVLVTRTEPLLPLHRYRAAGELTEIRGAELAFTPTEAVTLLELHGLVLPLDAVRALVERTRGWAAGLRLSALAACESADPELYLKEFEADHGAVADFLLAEVLRGRTDETQDLLLRVSVLERFRPELADALTLRTDAAPVLAGLHRENAFVERLGHSWYRLHPLFREILRAHLRERMPGLEPDLHRRAARWLRRSGLLSETLAHGAAAGDWDLAAGALVDDLAIGQLFTGLRSGAPAHVFARMGPEARSPAADLVRAAHALSRHDLDHGLGRLRRAEGRLADDAPNLAEIRLSCALLEALAARLTGSTPQAERAAEAADELRQEIPARLLDKHPELIALLLTHLGSARLWAGRYEDARTALTEAAAAAGGAATVLPREEAMGHLALIDYLNGWPGRAERRALAAVSEGERGGLPQPYGSGIGRLVLAAVAVDRHELGRAEDLLEETARAPAGTRDPVPAAARAIAASRLLLDRGEACAAVEATKLAVPAAVASPWAASHAAVVASAAHLADGRPDSAAEALRGVFADQAVCAVEAAAIQIAAGRTDAAVHLLDNLRTGGRSGPAVTVGAALVKARAAAEAGDAVTARKLVARALLDARRDRLRRPFLRAGAWIRPLLASAPLHELAQGWLSPGPPRRGGERLRSEPGPPPLVAVELSGRERDVLQRLARMMSTEEIAADLYVSVNTVKTHLKSVYRKLAVNRRNDAVRRARDLGLL, from the coding sequence GTGTCGATCGTTCCAGCCGGTTCCTGCCCCGATCCCCTGGGGGATCCGTTCCTGCGCACCCGGTTCGCCCTTCCCTCGCGACCCGACACGTTCCTGCGGCGCAAGCGGCTTCTCGACCATCTCGATCAGGCTCTCCGAACGCCGTTGACACTGGTCAACGGCGCGGCCGGGGCGGGCAAGACCCTGCTGGCCGCCGACTGGGCCGCCGGTCTGAGCCAGCCCGTCGCCTGGCTCACCGGCGAAGCGGGAGACCGGCGTCCTGGGGTCTTCTGGGCGTACGTCGTCGAGTCCCTGCGGGCCTGCGGCGCTCCGGCGTCCGGAGTGGCCTGGGCGCCCGCGGATGCCGACGGGGTGGACCGCAGGTTGCTGACAGCACTCGCCGCCGAGTTGAACGCACGTGAGCGGCCCGTGGTCCTTGTGCTCGACGAGTACGACCGGATGACCGCTCCGGAAGTCGCTGAGCAGCTGGAGTTCGTCCTGCACCACGCCGGGCAGGGGCTGCGCCTCGTCCTCGTCACCCGCACCGAGCCTCTGCTGCCTTTGCACCGTTACCGGGCGGCCGGGGAGCTCACTGAGATCCGTGGCGCCGAGCTGGCCTTCACTCCCACGGAGGCCGTCACGCTGCTGGAACTGCACGGTCTGGTCCTTCCGCTCGACGCCGTACGCGCCCTCGTGGAGCGCACCCGGGGCTGGGCCGCCGGACTGCGCCTGTCAGCCCTGGCCGCGTGCGAGAGCGCCGACCCGGAGCTCTATCTGAAGGAGTTCGAGGCGGACCACGGCGCGGTCGCGGATTTTCTGCTGGCCGAGGTCCTGCGGGGAAGAACGGACGAGACGCAGGACCTCCTGCTGCGCGTCAGCGTCCTGGAGCGTTTCCGCCCCGAGCTGGCCGACGCGCTGACCCTGCGGACCGACGCCGCACCCGTCCTTGCCGGGCTGCACCGCGAGAACGCGTTCGTCGAGCGGCTCGGGCACTCCTGGTACCGGCTCCATCCGCTCTTCCGGGAGATCCTCCGGGCCCACCTGCGCGAACGCATGCCCGGCCTGGAACCGGACCTGCACAGGCGGGCCGCGCGGTGGCTGCGCCGTTCCGGGCTTCTGTCCGAGACACTCGCCCACGGCGCCGCCGCCGGCGACTGGGACCTCGCCGCCGGAGCCCTGGTCGACGACCTCGCGATCGGCCAGCTCTTCACGGGTCTACGCTCGGGTGCTCCGGCCCATGTGTTCGCCCGCATGGGGCCCGAAGCGAGAAGCCCGGCGGCCGACCTCGTCCGGGCGGCCCACGCCCTGTCCCGGCACGACCTGGATCACGGTCTGGGCCGCTTGCGCCGCGCCGAGGGGCGTCTGGCCGACGACGCGCCGAACCTGGCGGAGATCCGGCTGAGCTGTGCGTTGCTGGAAGCGCTGGCTGCCCGGCTGACCGGTAGTACGCCGCAGGCCGAGAGGGCCGCCGAAGCAGCCGACGAGCTGCGGCAGGAGATCCCGGCCCGTCTGCTGGACAAGCACCCCGAACTGATCGCTCTTCTGCTGACCCATCTCGGCTCGGCGCGTCTGTGGGCGGGGCGTTACGAGGACGCGCGCACCGCCCTGACCGAAGCGGCCGCAGCTGCGGGCGGGGCCGCCACCGTACTGCCCCGGGAGGAGGCTATGGGGCACCTCGCTCTGATCGACTATCTGAACGGCTGGCCCGGCCGGGCGGAGCGCAGGGCCTTGGCCGCGGTCTCCGAGGGGGAGCGGGGCGGCCTGCCCCAGCCGTACGGTTCCGGTATCGGCCGGCTGGTCCTGGCCGCTGTGGCCGTGGACCGTCACGAACTGGGCAGAGCCGAGGACCTCCTGGAGGAAACTGCCCGGGCGCCTGCGGGAACACGCGATCCGGTGCCGGCGGCGGCACGGGCCATCGCCGCTTCCCGGCTGCTCCTGGACAGAGGAGAAGCGTGCGCCGCCGTCGAGGCGACGAAACTGGCGGTCCCCGCCGCCGTGGCCTCGCCCTGGGCCGCGAGTCATGCGGCCGTCGTCGCCTCCGCCGCTCATCTCGCCGACGGACGGCCGGACAGCGCGGCCGAGGCGCTCCGAGGCGTCTTTGCTGACCAAGCGGTATGCGCCGTGGAGGCCGCAGCGATCCAGATCGCGGCAGGACGCACCGATGCCGCCGTGCACCTGCTCGACAACCTCCGCACCGGTGGCAGGTCCGGCCCTGCGGTGACCGTGGGGGCGGCACTGGTCAAGGCCCGGGCCGCAGCGGAGGCAGGAGACGCGGTCACTGCCCGCAAGCTCGTCGCGCGGGCGCTCCTCGACGCACGTCGCGATCGCCTGCGGCGCCCGTTCCTCCGGGCCGGAGCGTGGATCCGGCCTCTGCTGGCCTCGGCTCCGCTGCACGAGCTGGCACAGGGCTGGCTCAGCCCCGGCCCGCCGCGCCGGGGCGGTGAACGGCTCCGGTCTGAGCCCGGGCCCCCGCCTCTGGTCGCGGTCGAGCTGAGCGGACGCGAGCGGGACGTCCTCCAGCGGCTGGCCCGGATGATGTCCACGGAGGAGATCGCCGCCGATCTCTACGTATCGGTCAACACGGTGAAGACCCACCTCAAAAGCGTGTACCGGAAGCTGGCCGTGAACCGGCGCAACGACGCGGTGCGCCGGGCACGCGACCTCGGACTTCTGTGA
- a CDS encoding DUF2252 domain-containing protein has protein sequence MSRYSASTLGAGPPPTPAERAARGKAARRRTPRSGHAGFAPPSDRPDPLGILDAQSATRVPELVPIRYSRMAESPFRFYRGAAAIMAADLATTQDSGIRVQLCGDAHLLNFGLLASPERQLMFDINDFDESLPGPWEWDVKRLAASLAVAGRANGFTDRERARVVPAAVRSYREAMIRFAGMTNLGVWYARIDADRLAAMASRKLTDGGRRNLDRAMDKARTRDSLQAFAKLTETVDGQVRIAADPPLLVPLTDLLPEVERDALEERLRGLLRGYARSLQSDRRSLLGTFRFVDAARKVVGVGSVGTRCWIILLTGRDGRDPLFLQAKEAAASVLAAHVGAGEYRSEGERVVAGQRVMQATSDIFLGWTRADGIDGRRRDFYVRQLRDWKGGLEPELMTPVGLRTFGEVCGTTLARAHARSGDRIAIAAYLGRGDAFDRALHTFAEEYADLNERDHRALGEAVRAGRLSASEPDGDRR, from the coding sequence ATGAGCCGGTACAGTGCGTCGACGCTCGGTGCCGGACCGCCCCCGACGCCCGCGGAGCGGGCCGCCCGGGGGAAGGCCGCCCGCCGCCGCACACCCCGTTCCGGCCACGCCGGGTTCGCACCGCCGTCGGACCGGCCGGACCCGTTGGGCATCCTCGACGCCCAGTCCGCGACCAGGGTTCCCGAGCTCGTCCCGATCCGCTACAGCCGGATGGCCGAGTCGCCGTTCCGCTTCTACCGGGGCGCCGCCGCGATCATGGCGGCCGACCTGGCCACCACCCAGGACTCCGGGATCAGGGTCCAACTGTGCGGAGACGCGCACCTCTTGAACTTCGGACTGCTCGCCTCCCCGGAACGGCAGCTGATGTTCGACATCAACGACTTCGACGAGTCGCTGCCCGGCCCCTGGGAATGGGACGTGAAGCGGCTGGCGGCCAGTCTCGCCGTCGCGGGACGGGCGAACGGCTTCACGGACCGGGAGCGCGCCCGCGTCGTGCCGGCGGCGGTGCGGTCGTACCGCGAGGCGATGATCCGGTTCGCGGGCATGACCAACCTCGGTGTCTGGTACGCGAGGATCGACGCGGACCGCCTTGCGGCCATGGCGTCCCGAAAGCTGACCGATGGCGGCCGAAGGAACCTGGACCGGGCCATGGACAAGGCCCGTACCCGGGACAGCCTGCAGGCCTTCGCCAAGCTCACCGAAACGGTCGACGGGCAGGTCCGGATCGCCGCGGACCCGCCACTGCTCGTACCGCTCACGGATCTGCTTCCCGAGGTCGAGCGCGACGCACTGGAAGAGCGGCTGCGCGGGCTGCTCAGGGGCTACGCCCGGAGCCTCCAGTCGGACCGGCGTTCCCTCCTCGGGACATTCCGGTTCGTGGATGCCGCCCGCAAGGTGGTGGGGGTGGGCAGCGTCGGCACCCGATGCTGGATCATCCTCCTGACCGGCAGGGACGGCCGGGACCCGCTCTTCCTGCAGGCCAAGGAGGCCGCCGCATCGGTGCTCGCTGCTCACGTCGGTGCCGGCGAGTACCGCAGCGAGGGCGAACGAGTGGTTGCGGGGCAGCGAGTGATGCAGGCCACGAGCGACATCTTCCTGGGCTGGACACGGGCGGACGGGATCGACGGGCGGCGCCGCGACTTCTACGTACGTCAGTTGCGCGACTGGAAGGGCGGCCTCGAGCCGGAGTTGATGACGCCGGTCGGCCTGAGGACGTTCGGCGAGGTCTGCGGCACCACGCTGGCCCGTGCCCACGCGAGATCCGGCGACCGCATCGCCATCGCGGCGTATCTGGGCCGTGGCGACGCGTTCGACCGCGCGCTCCATACGTTCGCCGAGGAGTACGCCGATCTGAACGAGCGAGACCATCGGGCTCTGGGCGAGGCGGTACGCGCGGGCCGGCTCTCCGCGTCCGAGCCGGACGGCGACCGGCGGTGA
- a CDS encoding DUF6011 domain-containing protein — MESSEPLPVSDIEPLPGAGRAAGRRLVRCRLCGRPLTGTDSRRTGLGPACDAKLHPAAPDIRTRRHEVEQDPLPGT, encoded by the coding sequence GTGGAGTCTTCTGAACCGTTGCCCGTATCCGACATCGAGCCCCTGCCCGGGGCCGGACGGGCCGCGGGCCGCCGGCTGGTCCGTTGCCGCCTCTGCGGCCGCCCGCTGACCGGTACGGACTCGCGCCGCACCGGTCTGGGCCCTGCCTGCGACGCCAAACTGCACCCCGCCGCACCGGACATCCGCACCCGCCGCCACGAGGTCGAACAGGACCCGCTGCCCGGTACCTGA
- a CDS encoding acyl-CoA thioesterase translates to MTNPAERLVDLLDLERIEVNIFRGRSPEESLQRVFGGQVAGQALVAAGRTTDGDRPVHSLHAYFLRPGRPGVPIVYEVERVRDGLSFTTRRVTAVQQGRTIFNLTASFHRPEEAGFEHQLPPARTVPDPEQLPTVAEEVREHLGALPDALERMARRQPFDIRYVDRLRWTHEETKDADPRSAVWMRAVGPLGDDPLVHTCALTYASDMTLLDAVRIPVEPLWGPRGFDMASLDHAMWFHRLFRADEWFLYDQESPIATGGRGLARGRIYDRGGNLLVSVVQEGLFRRLGT, encoded by the coding sequence ATGACGAACCCCGCCGAGCGCCTGGTCGACCTGCTCGACCTGGAGCGGATCGAGGTCAACATATTCCGCGGGCGCAGCCCCGAGGAGTCCCTGCAGCGGGTCTTCGGCGGCCAGGTCGCCGGGCAGGCGCTGGTGGCGGCCGGCCGCACCACCGACGGGGACCGGCCGGTCCATTCGCTGCACGCGTACTTCCTGCGGCCGGGCAGGCCCGGGGTCCCGATCGTCTACGAGGTGGAACGGGTGCGGGACGGGCTGTCGTTCACCACCCGCCGGGTCACCGCCGTCCAGCAGGGCCGGACGATCTTCAATCTGACGGCGTCCTTCCACCGGCCGGAGGAGGCGGGCTTCGAGCACCAGCTGCCGCCCGCCCGGACCGTCCCGGACCCCGAGCAGCTGCCGACGGTCGCCGAAGAGGTCCGCGAGCACCTCGGGGCGCTGCCGGACGCGCTGGAGCGGATGGCCCGGCGCCAGCCGTTCGACATCCGGTACGTCGACCGGCTGCGCTGGACGCACGAGGAGACGAAGGACGCGGACCCGCGCAGCGCCGTCTGGATGCGCGCGGTCGGCCCGCTGGGCGACGACCCGCTCGTGCACACCTGCGCGCTGACGTACGCGAGCGACATGACGCTCCTCGACGCGGTCCGCATCCCAGTGGAGCCGCTGTGGGGGCCGCGCGGCTTCGACATGGCGTCGCTGGACCACGCGATGTGGTTCCACCGGCTGTTCCGTGCCGACGAGTGGTTCCTGTACGACCAGGAGTCGCCGATCGCGACGGGTGGACGGGGACTGGCGCGCGGCCGGATCTATGACCGCGGCGGCAATCTGCTGGTGTCCGTGGTGCAGGAGGGGTTGTTCCGCCGCCTCGGCACATAG
- a CDS encoding DEAD/DEAH box helicase → MTLIDQLPPTDDPDALFEAFSSWTETQGITLYPAQEEALIEVVSGANVILSTPTGSGKSLVAAGAHFTALAQDKVTFYTAPIKALVSEKFFDLCKLFGTENVGMLTGDASVNADAPVICCTAEVLASIALRDGKHADIGQVVMDEFHFYAEQDRGWAWQIPLLELPQAQFILMSATLGDVKMFEQDLTRRTGRPTSVVRSATRPVPLSYEYRLTPITETLTELLDTRQSPVYIVHFTQAAAVERAQSLMSINMCTKEEKEKIADLIGNFRFTTKFGQNLSRYVRHGIGVHHAGMLPKYRRLVEKLAQAGLLKVICGTDTLGVGVNVPIRTVLFTALTKYDGTRVRTLRAREFHQIAGRAGRAGFDTAGFVVAQAPEHVIENEKAVKKAGDDPKKKRKVVRKKAPEGFVAWSETTFDKLIQSDPEPLNSRFRVTHTMLLSVIARPGNAFAAMRHLLEDNHEPRKAQLRHIRRAIAIYRSLLDGGVVEQLDKPDAEGRIVRLTVDLQQDFALNQPLSTFALAAFDLLDGESPSYALDMVSVVESTLDDPRQILAAQQNKARGEAVGQMKADGVEYEERMELLQDVTYPKPLSELLWHAYDVYRKSHPWVGDHPVSPKSVIRDMYERAMTFTEFTSNYELARTEGIVLRYLASAYKALEHTIPDDLKSEDLEDLIAWLGEMVRQVDSSLLDEWEQLANPEVETAEEAQERADEVKPVTANARAFRVLVRNAMFRRVELAALDKVAELGELDGDAGWDEDAWGEAMDAYWDEYEDLGTGPDARGPKLLKIDEDAAHGLWRVRQTFADPNGDHDWGISAEIDLAASDEEGRAVVRVTSVGQL, encoded by the coding sequence GTGACCCTTATCGATCAGCTGCCCCCGACCGACGACCCGGACGCCCTCTTCGAGGCCTTCTCGTCATGGACCGAGACCCAGGGCATCACCCTCTACCCTGCTCAGGAGGAGGCGCTGATCGAGGTGGTCTCCGGGGCGAACGTGATCCTGTCCACCCCCACCGGCTCCGGAAAGAGCCTGGTCGCGGCGGGTGCACACTTCACGGCGCTGGCCCAGGACAAGGTCACCTTCTACACCGCACCGATCAAGGCGCTGGTCTCGGAGAAGTTCTTCGACCTGTGCAAACTGTTCGGTACGGAGAACGTCGGGATGCTCACCGGCGACGCCTCGGTCAACGCGGACGCCCCGGTCATCTGCTGCACCGCCGAGGTGCTCGCGTCCATCGCGCTGCGCGACGGCAAGCACGCCGACATCGGCCAGGTCGTGATGGACGAGTTCCACTTCTATGCGGAGCAGGACCGCGGCTGGGCCTGGCAGATCCCGCTCCTGGAGCTGCCGCAGGCCCAGTTCATCCTGATGTCGGCCACGCTCGGTGACGTCAAGATGTTCGAGCAGGACCTGACCCGGCGCACCGGCCGTCCCACCTCCGTGGTGCGCTCGGCGACCCGGCCGGTCCCCCTGAGCTACGAGTACCGACTGACCCCGATCACCGAGACGCTCACCGAACTGCTGGACACCCGGCAGTCGCCGGTGTACATCGTGCACTTCACGCAGGCCGCGGCCGTCGAGCGGGCGCAGTCGCTGATGAGCATCAACATGTGCACCAAGGAGGAGAAGGAGAAGATCGCCGACCTGATCGGCAACTTCCGCTTCACCACGAAGTTCGGCCAGAACCTCTCACGCTATGTGCGGCACGGCATCGGGGTGCATCACGCGGGCATGCTCCCGAAGTACCGGCGGCTGGTGGAGAAGCTCGCCCAGGCCGGTCTGCTGAAGGTGATCTGCGGTACGGACACCCTCGGCGTCGGCGTCAACGTCCCGATCCGTACGGTGCTCTTCACGGCGCTCACCAAGTACGACGGCACCCGGGTCCGTACGCTGCGCGCCCGTGAGTTCCACCAGATCGCCGGCCGCGCGGGCCGGGCCGGCTTCGACACGGCGGGCTTCGTCGTCGCGCAGGCGCCGGAGCACGTCATCGAGAACGAGAAGGCCGTCAAGAAGGCGGGCGACGACCCCAAGAAGAAGCGCAAGGTGGTCCGCAAGAAGGCTCCCGAGGGCTTCGTCGCCTGGTCGGAGACCACATTCGACAAGCTGATCCAGTCCGATCCGGAACCGCTGAACTCCCGCTTCCGGGTCACGCACACGATGTTGCTGTCCGTGATCGCGCGTCCCGGCAATGCCTTCGCGGCGATGCGGCATCTGCTGGAGGACAACCACGAGCCGCGCAAGGCGCAGCTGCGCCACATCCGCCGGGCCATCGCGATCTACCGCTCGCTGCTGGACGGCGGCGTGGTGGAACAGCTCGACAAGCCGGACGCGGAGGGCCGCATCGTACGGCTCACCGTCGATCTCCAGCAGGACTTCGCGCTGAACCAGCCGCTGTCCACGTTCGCGCTGGCCGCGTTCGACCTGCTGGACGGCGAGTCGCCGTCGTACGCGCTGGACATGGTCTCCGTCGTCGAGTCGACGCTCGACGACCCGCGGCAGATCCTGGCCGCCCAGCAGAACAAGGCGCGTGGCGAAGCGGTCGGCCAGATGAAGGCGGACGGTGTCGAGTACGAGGAGCGGATGGAACTGCTCCAGGACGTCACGTACCCGAAGCCGCTGAGCGAGTTGCTGTGGCACGCGTACGACGTGTACCGCAAGAGCCACCCGTGGGTGGGCGACCACCCGGTCTCGCCGAAGTCCGTGATCCGGGACATGTACGAACGCGCCATGACGTTCACGGAGTTCACCTCGAACTACGAGCTGGCCCGTACCGAGGGCATCGTGCTGCGGTACCTGGCGAGCGCGTACAAGGCTCTTGAGCACACCATCCCGGACGACCTGAAGTCCGAGGACCTGGAGGATCTGATCGCCTGGCTCGGCGAGATGGTGCGGCAGGTGGACTCCAGCCTCCTCGACGAGTGGGAGCAGCTCGCCAACCCGGAGGTGGAGACCGCCGAGGAGGCGCAGGAGCGGGCCGACGAGGTCAAGCCGGTCACCGCCAACGCCCGCGCCTTCCGGGTGCTGGTCCGCAACGCGATGTTCCGCCGGGTGGAGCTGGCCGCGCTGGACAAGGTCGCCGAGCTCGGCGAGCTGGACGGCGACGCGGGCTGGGACGAGGACGCGTGGGGCGAGGCGATGGACGCGTACTGGGACGAGTACGAGGATCTGGGCACCGGTCCGGACGCCCGTGGGCCGAAGCTGCTGAAGATCGACGAGGACGCCGCGCACGGCCTGTGGCGGGTGCGGCAGACGTTCGCCGACCCGAACGGCGACCACGACTGGGGCATCAGCGCGGAGATCGATCTGGCAGCCTCCGACGAAGAGGGCCGGGCGGTCGTCAGGGTCACCTCGGTCGGCCAGCTGTGA
- a CDS encoding metal-dependent hydrolase — MMGPAHSLSGAAAWLGVGAAAAAAGHTMPWPVLVVGALITAGAALAPDLDHKSATISRAFGPVSRGLCEIVDKLSHAVYKATRGPGDPRRNGGHRTLTHTWLWAVLIGAGASAAAIAGGRWAVLAILFVHLVLAVEGLLWRAARMSSDVLVWLLGATSAWILAGVLDKPGNGSDWLFSAPGQEYLWLGLPIVLGALVHDIGDALTVSGCPILWPIPLGRKRWYPVGPPKAIRFRAGSWVELKVLMPAFMVLGGAGAAAALNFI; from the coding sequence ATGATGGGACCGGCACACTCACTGTCCGGGGCGGCGGCCTGGCTGGGGGTGGGTGCGGCGGCGGCTGCCGCGGGCCACACGATGCCGTGGCCCGTCCTGGTCGTCGGTGCACTGATCACCGCGGGCGCCGCACTCGCCCCGGACCTCGATCACAAGTCCGCGACCATCTCGCGCGCCTTCGGACCGGTCTCCCGCGGACTCTGCGAGATCGTCGACAAACTCTCGCACGCTGTCTACAAGGCGACCCGGGGCCCCGGTGACCCGCGCAGGAACGGCGGCCACCGGACCCTGACGCACACCTGGCTCTGGGCCGTCCTGATCGGTGCCGGGGCCTCCGCCGCGGCGATCGCCGGCGGCCGATGGGCGGTCCTCGCGATCCTCTTCGTCCATCTGGTGCTCGCCGTCGAAGGACTGCTGTGGCGGGCCGCCCGGATGTCCAGCGACGTCCTGGTGTGGCTGCTCGGCGCGACCAGCGCCTGGATCCTGGCGGGCGTCCTGGACAAGCCGGGCAACGGCTCGGACTGGCTCTTCAGCGCGCCCGGCCAGGAGTACCTCTGGCTCGGGCTGCCGATCGTCCTCGGCGCCCTCGTCCACGACATCGGCGACGCGCTGACCGTCTCCGGCTGCCCGATCCTGTGGCCGATCCCGCTGGGCCGCAAGCGCTGGTACCCGGTGGGGCCGCCGAAGGCGATACGGTTCCGGGCCGGCAGCTGGGTGGAGCTGAAGGTGCTGATGCCAGCGTTCATGGTGCTCGGGGGAGCGGGGGCGGCGGCCGCCCTCAACTTCATCTGA
- a CDS encoding N-acyl homoserine lactonase family protein: protein MANNTAIHRLDLGYFVRPASETGGPQPRVEPVLAYLVRRDEGLILFDTGIGAADPGTEAHYRPRRRGLESALAVAGVSLSDVSLVVNCHLHFDHCGGNRLLGGTPILVQEVELAAARRGGYTIDELVDFPDATYEEISGEAEVWPGVWIIPTPGHTDGHQSLVVRQSDGTVVLAGQAHDFASHFAADHLARRAGLEGLEQPLPAYRPWLERLADFDPRRVLFAHDCAVWEPSRAADGFSC from the coding sequence ATGGCCAACAACACGGCGATCCACCGCCTCGACCTGGGCTACTTCGTCCGACCGGCGTCGGAGACCGGCGGCCCGCAGCCGCGGGTCGAACCCGTACTCGCCTACTTGGTGCGGCGCGACGAAGGACTGATCCTCTTCGACACCGGCATCGGTGCCGCCGATCCCGGAACCGAAGCTCACTACCGCCCCCGGCGCCGAGGGCTGGAGAGCGCCCTCGCCGTCGCCGGAGTTTCTCTCTCGGATGTCTCCTTGGTGGTGAACTGCCACCTCCACTTCGACCACTGCGGGGGCAACAGGTTGCTGGGCGGCACGCCGATCCTGGTGCAGGAAGTGGAGCTGGCCGCCGCGCGCCGGGGCGGCTACACCATCGACGAACTCGTCGACTTCCCTGACGCGACCTACGAGGAGATCAGCGGAGAAGCCGAGGTGTGGCCAGGAGTATGGATCATCCCCACTCCTGGCCACACCGACGGTCATCAGTCGCTGGTGGTACGGCAGAGCGACGGCACCGTCGTCCTCGCCGGTCAGGCACACGACTTCGCCTCTCACTTCGCAGCGGATCATCTGGCCCGCCGCGCCGGGCTCGAAGGCCTGGAACAACCGCTGCCCGCCTATCGACCGTGGCTGGAGAGACTCGCCGACTTCGACCCGCGGCGTGTGCTCTTCGCGCACGACTGCGCGGTCTGGGAACCGTCCCGCGCAGCCGACGGCTTCAGCTGCTGA